caacaactacaggaagcatttggttgcagtcattgcagctaaaggtggcacaaccagttattgagtgtaagggggcaattacttttaaaaatgtatttaataaattATGCATCTTTTTGGGGGTAAACTCAGGTTTCGGTTGAAGATCATAACATTCCGTATCAaaatagagaatcagagagggggCAAACTTTTTGGCACTGTATGTCTAAAACGGTCCTCCCTTCCACACACCTGTCcggtcctctcctcccttccctacacctgtcttgtcctctcctccattcccctcacctgtcctctcttcccttcccctcacctgtcctctcctctctctggtcctgtCGTGAAAAAAACAGACAGCAGCCACGAGTGACAGACAGTTATCATTTGGTCCATGCTCTGTTGCACACGTATGTCACAtgtagagcttgtttttgtatttgCACTGTGTTATCCCATTATTAATGCAATGGCTTAGCATGGTTTCCTTCTTCATATCGACCGTTTTACACTGGTAACTAAGGTAAAGGTGGTGAAATGACTATGGTAAAGATCACAGGTTGTAAATGCTTTGTACCTGtcctctgcctgcctgtccatgttgatctgactgtttgtCTACCCTTACAGGGCGCCCTGAGCAGTGAGCGGGACTATGAGAGCGTGGTGCTGATGAATATGAGACAagcatcagagagacagagactcatagaggagatgcagagagaggacGAGGAGGATGCAGCATAGAACCAGCCCAGATCCAGTCTCAGACCGGGATTCAATCCAAGGTGTGTTTTCTGTAAGCGTGCGGTGCTTGACATTTGAAGGTAATTTCCGTTTGAGCTGACATCTGCACCCTATACTGTGAATGCGATCTCCGCGCTTCAATGTACCTTTGAATGTATCCTGGCCCCAGACCCAGTCCAGCTCTTCCCAGCCACAACTaaactacagtttactatacaCCTGATGCTTTAGTTTCATAAAGCACATCTCatctgtgtttaaaaaaaaaaaaatatctgttgaataaacattttttaaagaacGGGTGTGTTTCTGGTTTGTCATTTACTGAATTACTACCAGCTACTATTCTAATGTAAACTCAACCAGTTTACTTTTTCATCCAAACCACTTGTAAGATGAACAGGGGAACAAGAACTTTATACTAACAAGGAATGTTATCATAACGTATTGCAAAAGACCCAAAAGAGATGGGCCATCCAACACTGCTATACCACATCTAAATGATGCAATCATGTCATTTGCATCTGTCAGTATCACTTTCTCAAACTGTAAAAAGTTAGGGTAATGAACAATCTTTGCAGCAAAGAGACTGAGTCGTTTCCCTTTAATGCAATTTGAAGTTGTCTTCCAACAGTGTAAACCACAGACCATGTGAAAAGAAGATGGGAGAAATCATGGCTATTACATTTTTAACTGTCAATCAGCCTGGGATGGGAGTGGTAGTACTGTAGGCATGTTTAAGGGAATGTTTGTGGCCCCACGTGATGAAATGGGAATATACTCTAGAGGCCCTTTATTACAACAGTGGTGGTTATGATTGTTTTGAGTTTTGTATATCGAAGGTACTGTACAATTTCAAGGCTGTAACTTGATCTGAAAACTTTAGTACCACCCTGCACTGAACTTTTACATTGTAGTTAGCGTTCAAAATATGCCTATTCTAAGTGCGATTCACCCTCGTCTCCTCTGTCAAATCCTGTTTACTGGTTGTGCTACAATAAATACATCTGTTCCTTGAAAGTATCATGAAGAGATAATCTGATGACTGATTGGTCATCCCAGTGAAAACAACTGAACTGAAGATCAAATGTACACGTCACGTAAATCGTTGGCATTCATGAGAGATATATTCATACAGTATCATGACCGTTCCTCTATTGCCTGAATGTTGTGGTTTCAGATGAGTTTCCCAACAGAGGCTGTTAAAGGAGTTGCTCATGGAGGAAGAGGTCTCCTGATGTCACAGCCGAATGCTGGGATGTCTGGGCCACTTCCATTTAGGACCTGACACACTGAGCTAGGCTACAGTCACTCTGACCAGAGAAAAACATTTGTAACAGTGTCCTCTCCGTGGGACATCCAAAAACAAAATAGATGTATGTTGTCCCTCAGGGGACTATGGTATAATGTAGGCTATTCCTGGGGCTGTGTGACGTTTCTCCCTGTCGTGTTATTATTTTGGAGACTCATAGCCAGCTGGTTGGTCCAACCCAGTGATCCATCTCCCCGGCACTCCCAGCCTGCCGCAGCTCTCTTACACAACGGCCAGCTGTGGTGTGAGCCATCGTGTCCCAACACTtctctccccacactctcctctcctactgCAATACACACTAATCAGATGGTTCTATTTATGCATTTGATGGACGGCCTGTCATACCCGAGAGAAAAAAGCTGAACATTGAGTCCAAATTACAAGAGGGAATACAATTACACTTCCAGGAACATATCCTGACTGTGCCCAGTGCCAGCGGATTGTGCTGCATGCAAATGAAACAGGAAGATGTGGCGTCCCAACAAAAGCCATCCAATCAACAGAAGCCTCCGGCGGCATCTTCACAGCATCCTCTTCCTCAGATCCTCTGTCCGTGTGGAAGCTGGCAGCTCCTCAGATGCCAGCAGAACCTGGAACCGACCACAGTTGTGCCCGCATGGAGAAATTAGGGGCCCTTTTGATATTTGGGTGTAAATTGTGGCCAAGTCACAGCAGGAGGCCTGGCGAAGGCTTGGTGATCTAGGGTTAGCCTCAGACATGCGCTGGCAGCCCAGAGACTAATGAAACCACCCAGTAGCAGCAGAAGTGCTGGCTCAGATGGTCTCCACCAGGCATGCCTGCAGCACACTCGTCACACTTACAGGACCCGACTAACTTCCCCCTATGTACTGAGGTCTCACTGGCCCACTTTGAGAGTCTAAAAACCACTGCAGACGTGCCATATTTCCCCTCAACCTGAGGCGTGAAGGCACCGTTCCAATGGCTTGTTTAGAGCTTCTTTTTTTTTCCAGAGAGCATGACACATTTGTCCAACAAATGTAATGCTTACCATATTGTACTGACAGATGGCAGACAGGGAGATCAGACTTCCAACCTGTCCTTTTAAGTATACTCTACCTCCTTGAGAGTTGGGACATGCCACAGAACAAATATCAAATCACCTTTATTATCATTTCTTCACATGCATCTAATTATATTACCAATGATATGAAAACTAACATTCTCACACAGCTCCTTTTTACACCAACTTTTGACAGTTATCTGTCACTTATTTCTTAGttgtatgtacatatctacctcaattacctcataacCCTGTAcattgtactggtacccctttgtgtatagccaagttatcattactcattgtgtatttattacttttctattgtctttctctctgcaatGTTGGGAATGGCCCATAATTAAGCAGTTCACTGTTAAATAGACACCTGTTTACAGAGCATTTGAGAAAATGGAATAGAATTCAGGATAGAGGAATATTTGCTTGGCCTAAAGGCAATGTCAAACTTTGGAACTGATTCAACATCATACTCTTGACATTCAGATTCAGTTTGTAATGAAGTGAACTACATTCCTCTCTGGAATGTACTTTTCTTGACATCGTCCTGTTTCCCTGATGTCTGTAAACCCATTGCTATGATAGATTACGAACAAGCCACTACACACATTTGGTAGCTGCTCCATCACATTGGAGTGAGTTTGAATGGGAGTACAAAAGATTTTGGACAAGTAGTGTCATTATACAAATTCACACATTTGCTAACGTGGCAAATAACGATCTGGAGAATTGATCATTCGAAATTCAGTCATCTGCACCCCTTgctaaaaaaataaatggaaaacAAAGGACCATTACATCACAAAGAACAGTAGCAAAATTAATGTATAGAATCCATCCTTGATTTTTGATGTAATACGTACAATATAGGCTTTTAGCTCTTGCTCCTCATTGGACAGAACACTACCACCACAACCTTGTGGCCCAAGACACACTATCAGTGTCATTGATCCACAGTCAGGTCACTCAGTCTCCTTGTGCATGCACCACACCAGCGTTTGTCCCACGCCTGTCATCGTCACCATACGGAAGCCAATCTTCTCCAACTTGTCCAACACCAACCGCGGAGGTTCGTCCACGTGGTACTCCGAGCTGCAAGGGGCAGAAAGTTTGAGTTTGACATTTTACATCTGAGAAACTATTCTGTGAACTCTGTCAGGAGTGCGAACACACGCAGGAGAACTCAGCTAAATGAGCCAGGATTGTGTTTGTGATTATTCCCTCCACACCTTTGTTCATTTCCCCAAGAGCACTTGTGGCAGATCCGCAACAACACTGATCAGCTCTGTTTGTCTGCTCTCAAACTACAGAACAACAGCCTATGTCCTGCTCTGGTTCAACttataccactactacaccattCTTCCGTCGCTCAGAGGCTTGTCATAATCTTGGCCGTAAGGATGGAGACATACAATGAGATATACTCAACACTCACAAATTGTTCCCCAGCATGGTGGTTTTCCTGGCTCCCAGGTAGTTCATTATTGCTGGGTCAGAGTATACATCTCCTACCATGGTTGGCCCAGTCTCCTGAAAAACAGACATTCAGGTGTGTGCACAAATGCTATATGCAGAGTGTACAAACCATTAACACATTACTAATATTGATACACAAGATTAGGAAGGAcctttcttgatacacacaggaaactgttcagtgtgaaaaacccagcagcgttgcagttcttgacacaaaccagtgtgctcaaaggcacttaaatcttttgtcttgcccattcaccatctgaatggcacacacacacacacacaatccatgtctcaagatttaaaaatccttctttaaccggtctcctccccttcatctgcactgatttaAGTGgaattaacaagtgacatcaataagggatcatagctttcacctggattcgccTAGTCAGTTTGTCATGGAACGAGCatctgttcttaatgttttgtacactccgttGCATTCTTGAAATACATTGACAAACACCGAAAATATGCATGGCATGCCATCCACAATCTCTATAACAATTTACCAGTTATGCACagaaatagaaataggcctacatACTTTATCTGACTGGGCAGTGAACGTGTTTTTAATTTGGTGTACTGAAGAAAAAGAAACGAGACGCGAGCTGCTGTGCACTAGTTTGAATTTGTTTCGCTTCCATGTTTGCAAATGTTACAATGTTGCAAACTTGGACATAGCTGATACCTATGTAATAAGCTACACGTCAAAATCGGCGACATTGTTGCAGAGCCTTCCTTTACAAAGTCTTTAGTCTCTATAACATTTCGGCGTGCGCGTCAACCGCAAGGATGCAGTCTGTATGCTATGACGGGAAGAGGAATACTAACCAGCCGGATCTGAGTACTAACGAGTACATAGGGCATCCTGGATCTCAACCGTTTAACGGGTAGTCCCCCGGGAATGGATGATAAGATAGTTACTTAAGAGAGACGACAGTGCGCTTTCCAAGTTACACTCGCACTGACAGCTCACAGCAGAATGCGGAAACACCCATCGCAATGGACCAATCATAGCTCTCCCAGCTACTTGTCAACAATGCTGGTGCATGCACAGTGCGCGTGCTTGTCCCAATATTATAGTAAAAGAAAAAGCTATTCATTTAGGCACACAATATAGCTTATTTTACGCATCAAACTGGACAGAATGTGAACATGTTTTATATTAAAGGCATATCTGATGTCAAATGTATTGCTTTTTTGTCAGACCTATTCAAATCAGGGCCACTCATAAATGTAGCAGCACTATTTGTTTAAAGAGTATACACTCCCCTCTGTTTGTATTTGGACAGTAAAACTAACCTTTTTAATTTGCCTCTATAATCCAGATTTTTTTGTGGATAAAATGTTACAAATGAGgctacagaatgtcacctttatttgagggtattttcatatcTGTTTTACCGTTTAGAAAGCACTATATGCatatagtccccccattttaagAAGTCATATGTATTTGGACTAGTTCACTtatagtgtattaaagtagtcaaaagtttagtatttggtcccataatCCTTGCACGCAATGACGTTATCACGCTTGTGACTGCaacatttgttggatgcatttgcagtttttggttgtgtttcagaggatgtTTTGCCCGATAGGAACTAAATGGTGAATAATATATTGTCAtcttggagtcacttttattgtaaataagaatagaagatgtttctgaacacttctacattaagttggatgctaccatgattatggataatcatgaatgaaccttccctgttattggtaatggtgagaggttagcatgttttgttgtagtaactttctcactcattatcCGGATTCatttagaagtgttcagaaacatcttATCGGCTCACTTAGAAAGAAAATGACTCCAGTCATAATTCACCATTCAGTTAAAATTGGGCAAATCATAACCCAAAACACATACTAAACCTTTGGCTACTTTAATACACTATAGGTGGGGGGGTGCTTTCATTTCTGAACAGTAAAACATATGTATGATAAATACCCTCAAAGAAAAGCAGACATGCTGTTGTTTTGCCTCATATTCATAATTTAATCTCAAATGTGAACtgttggagtacagagccaaaagtAAAGAAAATGCTTTACGTCCAATCTCCATTGTGTGTAGTGGCTTGAATATTTGCCATGTTCTTGGTTTTCTCGGTTGGCCTCAGGTTTATCTTTTAATTATGTGGCTTTGAAACTGTCCATTATGTCCACTGAGGTTTCAGCCAAAACACGGATGTGTAGCAATCTTACATATGTGAAGAGCGTCTTTAGGCTACAAGTAAGTTATCTCAATTAACTgacttgttgttgtttttacctCTGTCTCTCGTGATGTTTAGCTTTTTTATATTGGGAAACATTCCATGGTCAAACACTCATTATCGCGATAGACTTTGCTGCTTTCAGTATCCCATCACCGTATTGATGAATGGTGACAGTATTTCCAGGTGCTAAGTATGGGCTATTATGTTGCCTTTCCAATTTTGTTACATATGACTTTTGGATTCAACCCACAACACGTGTTAATACACAGTCCTATAGTATATACTGTGATTTTGTATGCATGCAGAACTCAACCATATTGTTACAGTCTGGAACTATGATTTCCTTTTCTGAGATTTATTCATTTCCCTTTCAGTGCAGCAAAAAATGATTTGGATTAGTCTTTTGAGGCTGTAGGGGAAATGAAAGACATAACCCATATCCTAACAACAATGGAGGGGACATTGATTAAATCAGCAATATGAATGTAATGTCCTTTTGATGCCAAAGAGGACTTGACAGACAATCAGTTTGGCTTTGAATGTTATGCTCAGTGGGGCTGGTAATTTATAGTGTGATCACAGCTTGATATTGCTCTGATGGGAAGAGATATGGGAGTAAACCAGACCTTACTCATGGTACACAAAACCCATTCCATGCACTTTGATACACCAGAGTTGCAGACAATTTGTTTATGTGGTTTGGAAGTTCTTATTGTGAAACACATACTCATTTTGGTTTCTGATTTTATGTGATTCCTGGAAATACATTTTATTAGCATGTGTCACTTGTATGGTACATCAATCCCAAGTTATAATCTTGCTGTTAAATAACGACTGTCTTTCTCAAGCATAATTTATGTCTTTATCAAATCATGTTTTCTACGCTGCATTACACAGTCATACAAACTCTAACAAGCTGATAAGTACAGGCTATTGCGTTCCCATTGACACAGGTGGGAGGTTTGGTGAGAAGATTGCCACCTGCTGGCTTTGTAGACCAATGTCACCAGTAGGCTTCTTACCCACTCATCTGCACAAaggaagtaaaaaaataaatgtaaaaaagtaAGGGTAGTTTCC
This sequence is a window from Oncorhynchus gorbuscha isolate QuinsamMale2020 ecotype Even-year linkage group LG17, OgorEven_v1.0, whole genome shotgun sequence. Protein-coding genes within it:
- the LOC124002144 gene encoding GTP cyclohydrolase 1 feedback regulatory protein, yielding MPYVLVSTQIRLETGPTMVGDVYSDPAIMNYLGARKTTMLGNNFSEYHVDEPPRLVLDKLEKIGFRMVTMTGVGQTLVWCMHKETE